Proteins from one Gimesia maris genomic window:
- a CDS encoding alpha/beta hydrolase → MRNLLHCMKHTHLICSVFTLLSISLMSNGVVCAQSDTKGPPKPQEMTLTAQGGWPIAITYYESSNASDSPVVVLLHGKGGSKRVWDQQFASILQQNGYAVVSVDLRKHGKSKLNAADAGGNQNQKGNSRDKLTALDYRGMLALDMEAVWKFLYDEHQKKHLNMQKTAIIAADMSVPIVLNYALYDWSKIPYDDAPVLAAKTPKGQTVRALVLISPDTSVPGVSGALAAVKVKDPILGMGFFVCTGASDSLDRGAAKKLFTQLSSSQDSSERMYFKEYPGKLRGTDMLGKRLGLEVDILKFLDKHLKKLQGEWSDRRPRYDRDE, encoded by the coding sequence GTGCGAAATCTTTTACATTGTATGAAACACACACATTTGATCTGTTCGGTCTTCACGTTGCTTTCCATTTCGCTGATGAGTAATGGCGTGGTCTGTGCGCAGTCTGATACTAAAGGTCCGCCAAAACCTCAGGAAATGACATTAACGGCACAGGGGGGGTGGCCGATTGCGATTACCTACTATGAATCCAGTAATGCCTCTGATTCCCCGGTAGTTGTATTGCTGCATGGTAAAGGGGGAAGCAAACGGGTATGGGATCAGCAGTTTGCATCTATCCTGCAGCAAAATGGTTATGCAGTTGTTTCTGTGGATTTACGAAAGCATGGAAAAAGTAAGTTGAATGCCGCCGATGCAGGAGGCAATCAGAATCAGAAAGGGAATTCCCGGGATAAGCTGACCGCTCTGGATTACAGGGGGATGTTGGCCCTGGATATGGAAGCTGTCTGGAAGTTTCTTTACGACGAGCATCAGAAAAAACACTTAAACATGCAGAAGACGGCAATCATTGCTGCTGATATGAGTGTGCCGATTGTCTTGAATTATGCACTGTATGACTGGAGTAAAATTCCCTATGACGATGCTCCTGTGCTGGCAGCTAAAACTCCTAAAGGCCAGACGGTAAGAGCACTGGTGCTGATTTCGCCTGATACCAGTGTGCCTGGAGTCTCTGGAGCGCTTGCCGCAGTAAAAGTCAAGGACCCAATATTAGGGATGGGTTTTTTCGTGTGTACGGGGGCCAGCGACTCCCTGGATCGTGGTGCTGCCAAGAAGCTGTTTACGCAATTGTCTTCTTCACAGGATTCGAGCGAGCGGATGTACTTCAAGGAATATCCAGGCAAGTTGCGAGGCACTGATATGCTTGGAAAGCGTTTGGGACTCGAAGTGGATATCTTAAAGTTTCTGGATAAGCATCTGAAAAAGCTGCAGGGTGAGTGGTCTGATCGTCGTCCCCGCTATGACCGGGATGAATAA
- a CDS encoding ComEA family DNA-binding protein encodes MQEQETNEPPSRPFLGLKRDDQYFLGILFVAILVAAMIHLIQMSHWGTEAVEIGRLPHLPYEYQVDINQATWVEFAQLEGIGTSLGKRIVAHREANGPFASINDLLNVKGIGEKKLNANRKHLALNSSSKTPSD; translated from the coding sequence ATGCAGGAGCAGGAAACCAACGAACCCCCATCACGCCCTTTCCTCGGCCTGAAAAGGGATGACCAGTATTTTTTAGGAATCCTGTTCGTCGCAATCCTTGTAGCTGCAATGATTCACTTGATCCAGATGTCACATTGGGGAACAGAAGCGGTTGAAATCGGGCGGTTGCCCCATCTCCCGTACGAGTATCAGGTTGATATCAATCAGGCAACCTGGGTGGAGTTTGCACAACTTGAGGGTATCGGCACTTCACTGGGAAAACGAATTGTGGCCCACCGGGAAGCAAATGGTCCATTCGCTTCCATCAATGACTTGCTGAACGTCAAAGGCATCGGAGAAAAGAAACTGAATGCCAATCGTAAGCATCTGGCTTTGAATTCCTCTTCGAAAACTCCCAGTGACTGA
- a CDS encoding DUF485 domain-containing protein, giving the protein MAGFDHGSNEPDEKESLETISRNTRLGLKLFMVYLVLYGGFVFLNTFSPARMELVVFAGLNLAIVYGFTLIIAAFLLAMIYGWMCRNEIDSPTAENGEAKS; this is encoded by the coding sequence ATGGCAGGTTTTGATCATGGCTCCAACGAGCCAGATGAAAAAGAGAGCCTCGAGACCATTTCGCGAAACACGCGACTGGGTCTCAAACTCTTCATGGTTTATCTGGTGTTGTACGGCGGATTTGTTTTTCTGAATACATTCTCGCCTGCCCGGATGGAATTAGTGGTTTTTGCCGGCTTGAACCTGGCCATCGTGTATGGCTTTACCCTGATCATCGCCGCGTTTCTGCTGGCCATGATATATGGCTGGATGTGCCGTAATGAAATTGACTCCCCGACAGCAGAGAACGGGGAGGCAAAATCATGA